The following are encoded together in the Jaculus jaculus isolate mJacJac1 chromosome 3, mJacJac1.mat.Y.cur, whole genome shotgun sequence genome:
- the LOC101596764 gene encoding olfactory receptor 10A3-like, whose product MKRQNASSVVEFILLGFSNFPELQGKIFGVFLVTYLVTLVGNAVILTIIFLDQSLHTPMYLFLQHLSVVEASFSTSIMPEMLLVLSTKKATISFGGCFAQMYSILLFGGTECFLLGAMAYDRFTAICHPLTYPLIMNRRVLMKLVGFSWTSGVVMSTLQTTWVFSFPFCGPNEVDHLFCETPPVLELACADTFLFEIYAFTGTLLIVMVPFLLILLSYIRILCAILKMPATMGRQKAFSTCASHLTSVTLFYGTACVTYLQPKSRYSPDTKKLMSLAYSLLTPLLNPLIYSLRNNEMKMAAAKLWQRHVAAHIP is encoded by the coding sequence ATGAAGAGACAAAATGCCAGCTCTGTGGTTGAGTTCATCCTCTTGGGCTTTTCTAACTTTCCTGAACTCCAAGGGAAGATATTTGGGGTTTTCTTGGTTACCTATCTGGTGACCCTCGTGGGCAATGCTGTCATTCTCACGATCATCTTCCTGGACCAGAGCCTCCACACCCCCATGTACCTGTTCCTGCAGCACCTGTCTGTGGTGGAAGCGAGCTTCAGCACCTCCATCATGCCCGAGATGCTGCTGGTCCTGTCCACCAAGAAAGCCACCATTTCCTTTGGGGGCTGTTTTGCCCAGATGTATTCCATTCTTCTCTTTGGTGGGACTGAGTGTTTTCTCCTGGGGGCAATGGCTTATGACAGATTCACTGCAATCTGCCACCCCCTCACCTACCCGCTGATTATGAACAGAAGAGTTTTAATGAAATTAGTGGGGTTCTCATGGACCTCAGGGGTCGTGATGAGTACTCTGCAAACGACCTGGGTGTTCAGTTTTCCCTTTTGTGGCCCCAACGAAGTTGATCATCTCTTCTGTGAGACTCCCCCAGTGCTGGAGCTGGCATGTGCAGACACCTTCCTGTTTGAGATCTATGCCTTCACAGGCACCCTTCTGATTGTCATGGTTCCCTTCTTGCTGATTCTCTTGTCTTACATTCGAATCCTCTGTGCCATCTTGAAGATGCCAGCCACTATGGGGAGGCAAAAGGCCTTTTCCACGTGTGCCtctcatctcacttctgtcaCCCTCTTCTACGGCACAGCTTGTGTGACTTATCTGCAGCCCAAGTCCAGGTACTCACCAGACACCAAGAAACTGATGTCATTGGCTTACTCTCTGCTCACACCTCTGCTGAACCCACTGATCTACAGCCTTCGAAACAATGAGATGAAGATGGCGGCAGCTAAATTATGGCAAAGACACGTAGCTGCACACATCCCCTGA